In Armatimonadota bacterium, one DNA window encodes the following:
- a CDS encoding S8 family serine peptidase, whose protein sequence is MAIGRTLIALIALAWVSSLRAQEAVPNEVLVGVAPGSDLAMPAALLRWGMTQTDAISQLGVRRVKLPPGSTVAQARAALGGYAFVRFVEPNYLVRPAYVPNDPSFGNQWALSKIRMAQSWDVTFGSASTVIAVIDSGIDKAHPDLVGKYVAGWDFINSDSDAQDDNGHGTYCAGIAAAATDNGIGLAGVGFNCKIMPIKVLNSVGAGSTADVAHGITYAVDNGAKVLSISLVASGGSSTLLSAVDYAYANNVSLVAASGNNGNSTPLYPANYA, encoded by the coding sequence ATGGCGATTGGTCGGACCCTTATTGCCTTGATTGCGCTCGCTTGGGTGTCGAGCCTGCGCGCGCAAGAGGCTGTCCCAAACGAAGTGCTTGTCGGTGTTGCGCCCGGCAGTGACCTCGCCATGCCGGCGGCGCTGCTGCGCTGGGGCATGACCCAGACCGACGCCATATCCCAATTGGGCGTACGCCGCGTTAAGCTGCCACCGGGATCAACCGTCGCCCAAGCCAGGGCCGCTCTCGGGGGATATGCCTTTGTTCGCTTTGTCGAGCCGAACTACCTCGTTCGGCCAGCGTACGTCCCGAACGATCCGAGCTTTGGGAACCAATGGGCTCTTTCAAAGATCAGGATGGCCCAGAGTTGGGACGTGACCTTTGGGTCGGCCTCGACGGTCATTGCGGTCATTGATTCAGGCATCGACAAGGCGCATCCGGACCTCGTCGGCAAGTACGTGGCAGGGTGGGACTTCATCAATAGCGACAGCGACGCACAGGACGATAACGGCCATGGAACCTATTGCGCTGGAATCGCGGCAGCCGCCACGGATAACGGCATCGGCTTGGCTGGCGTCGGTTTCAACTGCAAGATCATGCCGATTAAGGTGCTGAACAGCGTAGGCGCCGGCTCGACCGCGGACGTCGCGCACGGGATCACCTACGCTGTCGACAACGGGGCGAAGGTGCTCAGCATCAGCCTGGTCGCGTCGGGTGGTTCCAGCACCCTTCTGAGCGCTGTGGACTACGCCTATGCCAACAATGTAAGCCTGGTGGCCGCATCGGGCAACAACGGCAACAGCACACCGCTCTACCCCGCTAACTACGCC
- a CDS encoding S8 family serine peptidase, whose product YANSIAVAATDSSDQRASFSNFGTWVDVAAPGANILCTVLGGTYGLKSGTSMAAPHVAGLLGLLWAHYGTTSTADFIRERLESTCDDVGTFVAKGRINGERALTDPLQKHFAPTSLVLQAGTAAGDVSFLAHSDDVRVVMRTVRSNRTNYLRWIAEFDTGASEALAGMKVTYEAFGTFSPSLAVYSWDYQASAWVLFGTVKLSGADTTTIWNSTGSGASFQDANGKFKLMFSYAKPARQSVQITSDFLRLTKVLAN is encoded by the coding sequence ACTACGCCAACTCCATCGCCGTGGCGGCTACGGATTCCAGCGATCAACGGGCGAGTTTCAGCAACTTTGGGACGTGGGTAGACGTTGCCGCGCCGGGCGCCAACATCCTTTGCACGGTGCTCGGCGGAACCTACGGGCTGAAGAGCGGAACCTCGATGGCGGCGCCGCACGTCGCTGGGCTGCTGGGCTTGCTTTGGGCGCACTATGGGACCACCTCGACGGCGGACTTCATCCGGGAAAGACTGGAATCCACCTGCGACGACGTGGGGACGTTTGTGGCGAAAGGAAGAATCAACGGGGAGCGAGCCCTCACCGATCCTCTTCAGAAACACTTCGCGCCGACGAGCCTCGTGTTGCAGGCGGGAACCGCTGCCGGAGACGTGTCCTTTCTCGCGCACAGCGACGACGTCAGGGTCGTCATGCGAACGGTGAGGTCGAACCGCACGAACTACCTGCGCTGGATTGCGGAATTCGATACCGGCGCTTCTGAGGCGCTGGCGGGCATGAAGGTCACCTATGAGGCGTTCGGCACATTTTCGCCGAGCCTCGCCGTGTACTCTTGGGATTATCAGGCGAGCGCGTGGGTGCTATTTGGGACCGTGAAGCTCTCAGGCGCGGACACAACGACCATCTGGAACTCCACCGGCTCTGGTGCGAGCTTTCAGGACGCAAACGGGAAGTTCAAACTGATGTTCAGCTACGCCAAACCGGCGCGCCAAAGCGTGCAGATCACTTCGGACTTCTTACGCCTCACCAAAGTCCTTGCCAACTGA
- the sucC gene encoding ADP-forming succinate--CoA ligase subunit beta has protein sequence MKLHEYQSKDLLSKFGVPVPKGDVANSGTQVGKLAADLGGKVVVKAQVLMGGRGKAGGVKLFEDAAAAEAFAGELIGKKLVSIQNPAGMIVEKVLVAEIVDIAKEFYVAVLLDREVQKHLIMVSAKGGMDIEEVAHTDPGAIAKMHIDPAYGLWDFELRKLVADAGIPAEARNQMVGLIKKLAKAYLESDAEMVEINPCALDAAGKVIAADAKVSIDDNALFRHAEYRATADDSAEDPLEAEASRRGIAYVRLGGDIGIIGNGAGLVMCSMDEVKAAGGNPANFLDVGGGAQAERVKSCVELILMDTSVKGLLINIFGGITRCDEVAKGILSAFDELNVTIPVVARIEGTAAEEGRKLLEGTRIQPAATMQDAAAKVVSLSYGR, from the coding sequence ATGAAGCTCCACGAATACCAGTCCAAAGACCTCCTGTCCAAGTTCGGCGTACCCGTGCCAAAAGGGGATGTCGCCAATAGCGGAACCCAAGTTGGAAAGCTCGCGGCAGACCTGGGAGGCAAGGTTGTGGTCAAAGCCCAGGTGCTGATGGGCGGGCGGGGCAAGGCCGGCGGCGTCAAGCTCTTCGAGGATGCAGCGGCCGCTGAGGCGTTTGCGGGCGAACTGATCGGCAAGAAGCTGGTGAGCATTCAGAACCCCGCCGGGATGATCGTGGAGAAGGTGCTCGTCGCCGAAATCGTGGACATCGCGAAGGAGTTCTATGTCGCCGTGCTCCTCGACCGCGAGGTTCAGAAGCACCTCATCATGGTCTCGGCCAAAGGGGGCATGGACATCGAAGAAGTGGCGCACACCGACCCTGGCGCCATCGCCAAGATGCACATCGATCCCGCCTATGGGCTGTGGGACTTCGAGCTTCGCAAGCTGGTGGCCGACGCGGGCATTCCTGCCGAGGCCCGAAACCAAATGGTGGGCCTGATCAAGAAGCTGGCAAAGGCGTATCTCGAATCGGACGCGGAGATGGTCGAAATCAACCCGTGTGCGCTCGATGCAGCCGGCAAGGTGATCGCTGCCGACGCCAAGGTGTCGATCGACGACAATGCACTGTTTCGCCACGCCGAATACAGAGCCACCGCGGACGATAGTGCCGAGGACCCTCTTGAGGCGGAAGCATCGCGCAGGGGCATCGCCTATGTGCGGCTTGGCGGCGACATCGGCATCATCGGCAACGGCGCGGGGCTGGTGATGTGCTCGATGGACGAGGTGAAAGCGGCCGGAGGCAACCCGGCGAACTTCCTCGACGTGGGCGGCGGCGCCCAGGCCGAGCGCGTGAAGTCCTGCGTCGAGTTGATCTTGATGGACACCAGTGTCAAGGGGCTGCTCATCAACATTTTTGGGGGCATCACCCGGTGCGACGAGGTGGCCAAGGGCATCCTGTCTGCCTTTGACGAGCTGAATGTGACGATCCCGGTGGTGGCGCGAATTGAGGGTACGGCGGCCGAAGAGGGAAGAAAGCTCCTTGAAGGCACCCGCATCCAGCCGGCGGCGACGATGCAAGACGCCGCAGCGAAGGTCGTCAGCCTCAGCTATGGCCGATAA
- the folB gene encoding dihydroneopterin aldolase produces MFQVFLKGLQVYGHHGVTDEEQAIGHRLTFDVTLDVFGAADETDRVEDTVDYGDLARLIASRAAGERHRTLERLSGDIAAMILIAYPAVRRVELSVAKLAPPFPEVADFAGVRVVLDRTKP; encoded by the coding sequence GTGTTCCAGGTTTTCCTCAAGGGGCTCCAGGTCTACGGCCACCACGGCGTCACAGACGAAGAGCAGGCCATCGGCCATCGCCTGACCTTCGACGTCACCTTGGACGTCTTTGGCGCGGCGGACGAGACGGATCGCGTTGAAGACACGGTGGACTATGGCGATCTTGCCCGCCTGATCGCCTCACGCGCGGCCGGCGAACGCCACAGGACGCTCGAACGCCTAAGCGGAGACATTGCGGCCATGATCCTCATCGCCTATCCGGCGGTTCGACGCGTTGAGCTGTCCGTCGCCAAGCTCGCGCCGCCATTCCCCGAGGTCGCAGACTTCGCCGGCGTCAGGGTGGTCCTGGACCGGACAAAGCCATAG
- a CDS encoding DUF2089 domain-containing protein, giving the protein MAVFSSEMSNNGAFPIPSRDPVGGGSLVITELTAEDSGVVIRGKFAVPRYSRLDEDQAKFLETFLRCRGMLASVEKELGLSYPTVRSRLDALLEALELTPVRDENRKERIGANKRAILDQLERGEIGPEEAKRKIKEGATR; this is encoded by the coding sequence ATGGCGGTATTCTCATCAGAGATGTCAAACAACGGCGCATTTCCAATTCCCTCGCGGGATCCGGTCGGCGGTGGCTCGCTGGTCATCACTGAACTCACGGCCGAGGACTCAGGCGTGGTGATTCGCGGGAAGTTCGCGGTGCCCAGGTATTCGCGCCTCGACGAAGACCAGGCCAAGTTCCTGGAAACGTTTCTGCGCTGTCGCGGGATGCTCGCGAGCGTGGAGAAAGAGCTTGGCCTGAGCTACCCGACCGTGCGCAGCCGGCTGGACGCGCTCCTGGAGGCCTTGGAATTGACCCCCGTACGAGACGAGAACCGCAAGGAGAGAATCGGCGCGAACAAGAGGGCGATCCTGGATCAGCTCGAGCGCGGCGAAATCGGCCCTGAAGAGGCCAAAAGAAAGATCAAAGAAGGAGCGACCCGGTGA
- a CDS encoding DUF4097 family beta strand repeat protein, translating to MKEEIRRIMNLVKEGKLSPEDAADLIDAFASTPEEAAAEGEPSDEATADGQTPPPPPSGATPPPPPGGAEKDPVKGFVDWVEGVARDVTKNVNWEDVARQVREGAKKGVVGLHVNIENLRKGRVNFPWGSAYETRNISLPITVPKGKTLRVENPNGDVRIWGGHSEGVINATLKMRGTDEQEARENADAFTLLVDESEHEVVLRQHDTPGITLDLEIHLKGHANLDVKQMNGDLEISNTGGNCRVHSISGDVSLSGLDGTVDVQNANGDVRISDSKVVSLTLEGKSGDILLQRIKGNINARTAHGDITLRECMGKSISVESISGDVRLDLVEPIRGLVSVRTVNGDTALAIADGSDCRVSLSTLRGDVECDVMLSEEARQEQHVTGRLGDGTGALDVSAVNGDIRMQLREHMAAAAD from the coding sequence GTGAAAGAAGAGATTCGACGCATCATGAACCTTGTTAAGGAGGGCAAGCTAAGTCCGGAGGACGCAGCGGACCTCATAGACGCCTTTGCCTCGACGCCCGAAGAAGCGGCTGCCGAAGGAGAGCCGAGCGATGAGGCAACTGCAGATGGCCAGACGCCTCCCCCGCCTCCTTCAGGCGCCACTCCTCCTCCGCCACCGGGCGGGGCTGAGAAGGACCCGGTCAAGGGCTTTGTGGATTGGGTTGAAGGCGTGGCCCGAGATGTGACCAAGAACGTCAATTGGGAGGACGTCGCGCGGCAGGTTCGCGAAGGCGCCAAGAAGGGCGTCGTTGGGCTTCATGTGAACATCGAAAACCTGCGCAAAGGGCGCGTCAATTTCCCGTGGGGGTCCGCCTATGAGACCCGAAACATCAGCCTGCCGATCACGGTGCCCAAGGGGAAGACCCTTCGGGTCGAAAACCCCAACGGCGATGTACGCATCTGGGGCGGCCACAGCGAGGGCGTGATCAACGCCACGCTCAAGATGCGCGGGACCGACGAGCAGGAAGCGCGCGAAAACGCCGATGCGTTCACCTTGCTTGTGGATGAGAGTGAGCACGAGGTGGTTTTGCGCCAGCACGATACGCCAGGCATCACCTTGGACCTGGAGATTCATCTCAAAGGCCACGCAAACCTCGACGTCAAACAGATGAACGGCGATCTGGAGATCAGCAACACCGGCGGCAACTGCCGGGTGCACAGCATCTCGGGCGACGTGAGTCTTTCGGGCCTGGACGGGACTGTGGACGTTCAGAACGCGAACGGCGACGTCCGAATCTCAGATTCGAAAGTGGTGTCGCTAACGCTTGAAGGCAAGTCAGGCGACATCCTGCTTCAGAGGATCAAAGGCAACATCAACGCGAGAACGGCCCACGGGGACATCACGCTCCGGGAGTGCATGGGCAAGTCCATCTCCGTGGAATCGATTTCTGGCGACGTGCGGCTGGACCTCGTCGAGCCGATCCGGGGGTTGGTCAGCGTGCGCACGGTCAACGGCGACACAGCATTGGCGATCGCGGACGGCTCGGACTGCCGCGTGTCCTTGTCTACCCTCAGGGGCGACGTGGAGTGCGATGTGATGCTCAGTGAGGAAGCGAGGCAGGAGCAACACGTTACGGGCAGACTCGGGGATGGTACGGGCGCGCTCGACGTGAGCGCGGTGAATGGGGACATTCGAATGCAGCTCCGAGAGCACATGGCCGCGGCAGCTGATTAG